From Pseudomonas vanderleydeniana, the proteins below share one genomic window:
- a CDS encoding exonuclease SbcCD subunit D C-terminal domain-containing protein yields MRLFHTSDWHLGQNLHGQERDFEHACFLSWLLAQLASQQPDVLLIAGDIFDTVNPPVKAQERLYDFIVNAHEQQPQLTIVMIAGNHDSGSRIELPAPLMRRLRTHALGRVLWLDDGQLDSERLLIPLPAANGDIAAWCLALPFLRPAEVTGTLLGDDYLRGIGQVHRWLIEAANAKRQPGQALVAISHAHMAGGSVSQDSERSLIIGNAEALPASLFDASVSYVALGHLHKPQKVNGEERIRYSGSPIPLSFSEIGYKHQILDIVLDGETLVSVEPRLIPRAVDLQRLGPLPFAEILEQLAELPDVDLLADLQRQPWLEVRVRLDEPQPDLRQQVEGALLGKAVRLVRIAAEYAGSGSGEEDDEGGRLVDLDQLSPQDLFSRAWLDSYGSEVDPQTLADFALLLQDVQLEDEQP; encoded by the coding sequence TTGCGCCTGTTTCATACCTCCGACTGGCACCTGGGCCAGAATCTTCATGGCCAGGAGCGGGATTTCGAACACGCCTGCTTCCTGAGCTGGCTGCTTGCCCAACTGGCCAGCCAGCAGCCGGACGTCCTGCTGATCGCCGGCGATATCTTCGATACCGTCAACCCGCCGGTCAAAGCCCAGGAGCGCCTCTATGACTTCATCGTCAACGCTCACGAACAGCAGCCGCAACTGACCATCGTCATGATCGCCGGCAACCATGATTCCGGCTCACGCATCGAACTGCCCGCGCCACTGATGCGCCGCCTGCGTACCCACGCCCTGGGCCGGGTGCTCTGGCTCGACGACGGCCAACTCGACAGCGAGCGCCTGCTGATCCCGCTGCCCGCGGCCAACGGCGACATCGCCGCCTGGTGCCTGGCGCTGCCCTTCCTGCGGCCGGCCGAAGTCACCGGTACGCTGCTGGGCGACGACTACCTGCGCGGCATCGGCCAGGTACACCGCTGGCTGATCGAGGCGGCCAATGCCAAGCGCCAGCCAGGCCAGGCACTGGTCGCCATCAGCCACGCGCACATGGCTGGCGGCTCGGTTTCGCAAGACTCCGAACGCAGCCTGATCATCGGCAACGCCGAGGCCCTGCCGGCCAGCCTGTTCGATGCCAGCGTCAGCTACGTCGCCCTCGGCCATCTGCACAAGCCGCAGAAGGTCAATGGCGAGGAGCGCATCCGCTACAGCGGCTCGCCCATTCCGCTGTCGTTCTCGGAGATCGGCTACAAGCACCAGATCCTCGATATCGTCCTCGACGGTGAAACCCTGGTCAGCGTCGAACCGCGCCTGATCCCGCGCGCCGTCGACCTGCAGCGCCTGGGGCCACTGCCCTTCGCCGAGATCCTTGAACAGCTCGCCGAGCTGCCGGATGTCGACCTGCTGGCCGACCTGCAACGCCAACCCTGGCTGGAAGTACGGGTACGCCTCGACGAGCCGCAGCCGGACCTGCGCCAGCAGGTGGAAGGCGCGTTGCTGGGCAAGGCCGTGCGCCTGGTACGCATCGCCGCCGAATACGCCGGCAGCGGCTCAGGCGAAGAGGACGACGAAGGGGGACGCCTGGTCGATCTCGACCAGCTCAGCCCCCAGGATCTGTTCAGCCGCGCCTGGCTGGACAGCTACGGCAGTGAAGTCGACCCGCAGACCCTCGCCGACTTTGCCCTGCTGTTGCAGGACGTGCAGCTGGAGGACGAGCAGCCATGA
- a CDS encoding BatD family protein: protein MINRFSVLLLWLLCWSLPAHADGLLASVDRTRLNSGESVELTLESRDVTQFGKPDLEPLASEFEVRGTRQVNQLTTLGGDRQATTRWIITLLPRHSGNVVIPALQLGELQSQPITLQVVQSDQEPLNSLASVFIETSLDQDSVYVQAQAVLTLRIYHSVSLYDDSNLSPLQLGDARIEQLGESRTYEKLINGVRHGVIELRYAIYPQHSGTLVIPALVFSATLAETGQNQGQAPAGPKPGKLIHVSSAEMNLDVKPQPAAWPADVPWLPARSLSLGESWSPEPDHSQVGDSLTRSLTIKAEGLSSAQLPPLPATSVNGLRRYPDQPQLSNQNSERGLIGSREEREALVPTHSGTFELPAVTVVWWNTHEEHIERSTLPARAVQVSNNPSLAVDTPVGGLPANIAADAASLWIWKLSTLLLTCTTLLGFGLWWRARSQPAVHRTAQAGPSPRTLLDDLKRTCLANDPQATRQALDAWARQQPETLAEMAARFVPLSDALDGLNGALYSETGQYWQGEELWRVVRAIPTAERVQDPVGDSGLPPLYPK from the coding sequence ATGATCAACCGCTTTTCCGTTCTCTTGCTGTGGCTGCTCTGCTGGAGCCTGCCGGCCCACGCCGACGGGTTGCTCGCCAGTGTCGACCGCACGCGCCTGAATTCCGGTGAATCGGTGGAGCTGACTCTGGAATCGCGGGACGTCACCCAGTTCGGCAAGCCGGACCTGGAGCCGCTGGCCAGCGAGTTCGAAGTCCGCGGTACGCGCCAGGTCAACCAGTTGACCACCTTGGGCGGCGACAGGCAGGCCACCACCCGCTGGATTATCACCCTGCTGCCCCGGCACAGCGGCAACGTGGTGATTCCCGCGCTGCAACTGGGCGAACTGCAGAGCCAGCCGATCACCCTACAGGTGGTGCAGAGCGACCAGGAACCGTTGAACAGCCTGGCGTCGGTGTTCATCGAGACCAGCCTCGACCAGGACAGCGTCTACGTCCAGGCCCAGGCCGTACTGACCCTGCGCATCTACCATTCGGTGTCGCTGTATGACGACAGCAACCTGAGCCCGCTGCAACTGGGTGATGCACGCATCGAACAGCTGGGCGAGTCGCGTACCTACGAAAAACTGATCAATGGCGTGCGTCACGGCGTGATCGAGCTGCGCTATGCCATCTATCCGCAACACAGTGGCACGCTGGTGATTCCCGCACTGGTATTCAGCGCCACCCTGGCGGAAACCGGCCAGAATCAGGGCCAGGCACCGGCCGGCCCCAAGCCCGGCAAGCTGATCCATGTCAGTTCGGCCGAGATGAACCTGGACGTCAAGCCGCAACCGGCGGCCTGGCCGGCCGACGTGCCGTGGCTGCCGGCGCGCAGCCTGAGCCTGGGCGAGAGCTGGAGCCCGGAGCCGGATCACAGCCAGGTCGGCGACTCGCTGACCCGCAGCCTCACGATCAAGGCCGAAGGACTGTCCAGCGCCCAACTGCCACCACTGCCGGCCACCAGCGTCAATGGCCTGCGGCGCTACCCCGACCAGCCACAACTGAGCAACCAGAACAGCGAGCGCGGCCTGATCGGCAGCCGCGAAGAACGTGAGGCCCTGGTCCCGACCCACAGCGGCACCTTCGAGCTGCCGGCGGTCACGGTGGTCTGGTGGAACACCCACGAGGAACATATCGAACGCAGCACCTTGCCAGCGCGTGCCGTGCAGGTGAGCAACAACCCAAGCCTGGCAGTGGACACGCCGGTCGGCGGCCTGCCGGCGAATATCGCCGCCGACGCGGCGAGCCTGTGGATCTGGAAACTCAGCACGTTGCTGCTGACCTGCACCACCCTGCTCGGCTTCGGCCTCTGGTGGCGGGCCCGCTCGCAGCCGGCGGTGCACCGGACCGCCCAGGCCGGACCGAGCCCACGGACCCTGCTCGATGACCTCAAGCGCACCTGCCTGGCCAACGATCCCCAGGCCACGCGCCAGGCGCTCGACGCCTGGGCCCGGCAGCAGCCGGAAACCCTGGCCGAGATGGCCGCACGCTTCGTACCGCTGTCCGATGCCCTGGACGGCCTGAACGGCGCGCTGTACAGCGAAACCGGCCAGTATTGGCAGGGCGAGGAACTGTGGCGGGTGGTGCGCGCCATTCCGACCGCCGAACGGGTGCAGGACCCGGTCGGTGACAGCGGGCTGCCACCGCTCTATCCCAAGTAA
- a CDS encoding tetratricopeptide repeat protein: MSGEFFQALWPHWFRPGWLVLLPLLGWLLWQLWHRQKRAGRWQMILPPAFHRVLLGGGSGRDSRLPWVVLGLGWALAVLALLGPSWQRIEQSTQKPQDPLVVLLELTPDMLATDLVPNRLEQARRKLYDLMRARSDAQTAIIVYAGSAHTLVPLSDDMGTSRNLLDALKPSIMPEPGNRADLAVARALTLLERGAQGQGRLLLIGSSLSEQEREGIRQALDKHPHSLLILGVGTPDGAPVTQENGSFLKDAQGAIRVPRLDSPSLKAFAGEVGGRYRQSRVDESDLRGLGLLDGPRQLRDDGQLVQLDSWEDQGYWLLLPLLLLAACAGRRGWLFCLPLLLLFPPPSQAFEFTDLWLRPDQQGIRLLDQQRPLEAVRHFDDPQWQGLALYEAGDYAAAARKFAEGDDANAHYNRGNALAQSGELEAALDAYEQALERQPDLRPALRNKALVEQILEEQRSQAAAQPEKPAETAATGEASEAIHDAPAGSATTAQPQASDTPPQPHEQPPNSEPTDTQATPTGDNDVPGSELGDEQTTRPPLHSAAQNLEGEQRQALEQWLRQIPDDPGELLRRKFWYEQQLHQDKTR; encoded by the coding sequence ATGAGCGGTGAATTCTTCCAGGCCTTGTGGCCTCACTGGTTCCGCCCCGGCTGGCTGGTGCTGCTGCCCCTGCTCGGCTGGTTGCTGTGGCAGCTGTGGCACCGGCAGAAACGCGCCGGGCGCTGGCAGATGATCCTGCCGCCGGCCTTCCACCGGGTACTGCTCGGAGGTGGCAGCGGCCGCGACAGCCGGCTGCCGTGGGTGGTGCTCGGCCTGGGCTGGGCTCTGGCCGTGCTGGCCCTGCTCGGCCCGAGCTGGCAACGGATCGAGCAATCGACACAGAAACCCCAGGACCCGCTGGTGGTGCTGCTGGAGCTGACCCCGGACATGCTCGCCACCGACCTTGTGCCGAACCGCCTGGAGCAGGCCCGGCGCAAGCTGTACGACCTGATGCGCGCACGCAGCGACGCGCAGACGGCGATCATCGTCTATGCCGGCAGCGCCCACACCCTCGTGCCGCTGTCCGATGACATGGGCACCAGCCGCAACCTGCTGGATGCGCTCAAGCCGTCGATCATGCCCGAGCCGGGAAACCGCGCCGACCTCGCGGTCGCCAGGGCACTGACCCTGCTTGAGCGCGGCGCACAGGGCCAGGGGCGCCTGCTGCTGATCGGCTCGTCCCTCAGCGAACAGGAGCGTGAAGGCATCCGCCAGGCGCTGGACAAACATCCGCACAGCCTGCTGATCCTCGGCGTTGGCACCCCCGACGGCGCCCCGGTCACCCAGGAGAACGGCAGTTTCCTCAAGGACGCCCAGGGCGCGATCCGCGTCCCCCGGCTCGACAGCCCGAGCCTCAAGGCCTTTGCCGGCGAAGTCGGCGGGCGCTATCGCCAGAGCCGGGTCGACGAAAGCGACCTGCGCGGCCTCGGCCTGCTCGACGGCCCACGGCAGTTACGCGACGACGGCCAGCTCGTCCAACTCGACAGCTGGGAGGATCAGGGCTACTGGTTGTTGCTGCCATTGCTGTTGCTGGCCGCCTGCGCCGGCCGACGCGGCTGGCTGTTCTGCCTGCCGCTGTTGCTGCTGTTCCCGCCACCGAGCCAGGCGTTCGAATTCACCGACCTGTGGCTGCGCCCGGACCAGCAGGGTATCCGCCTGCTCGACCAGCAGCGCCCGCTGGAAGCGGTCAGGCATTTCGACGATCCGCAATGGCAGGGCCTGGCGCTCTACGAAGCCGGCGACTACGCGGCCGCCGCCCGCAAGTTCGCCGAAGGCGACGATGCCAACGCCCACTACAACCGGGGTAACGCCCTGGCCCAGAGCGGCGAACTGGAAGCCGCCCTGGATGCCTATGAACAGGCCCTCGAACGCCAGCCCGACCTGCGCCCGGCCCTGAGGAACAAGGCCCTGGTGGAACAGATCCTGGAAGAGCAGCGCAGCCAGGCCGCCGCCCAGCCGGAGAAACCCGCCGAAACCGCTGCCACCGGCGAGGCCTCCGAGGCCATCCACGACGCCCCGGCCGGCAGCGCCACGACGGCGCAGCCGCAGGCCAGCGACACCCCGCCACAACCACACGAACAGCCGCCGAACAGCGAGCCGACCGATACCCAGGCCACGCCAACAGGCGATAATGACGTACCGGGCAGCGAGCTGGGCGACGAACAGACCACCCGTCCACCGCTGCACAGCGCCGCACAGAACCTCGAGGGCGAGCAACGCCAGGCCCTGGAGCAGTGGCTGCGGCAGATCCCCGACGATCCGGGCGAACTGCTCAGGCGCAAATTCTGGTACGAACAACAGCTCCATCAGGACAAGACCCGATGA
- a CDS encoding vWA domain-containing protein → MFEFAWPWIFALFPLPWLLRLVLPVADSGEAALKVSFLADLETLARRRARLNLPGWRQQARFVLLWLLLLIAAARPQWLGEPLPIAASGRDLLVAVDVSGSMEYPDMRWQGEDVSRLSLVQHLLGDFLESREGDRVGLILFGSKAYVQAPLTFDRPTVRTWLDEAKIGIAGKNTAIGDAIGLALKRLRQRPAQSRVLILVTDGANNGGQIDPITAARLAAEEHVKIYPIGIGADPAQSGGLSMLGLNPSMDLDEPSLKEIAQVTGGQYFRARDGQELQAIRSTLDKLEPVAQQPTQARPARALYHWPLALALVLSLLLVAREQWPDNLLQRWLARRQFLPQHPEWRERLKRLRLRRRR, encoded by the coding sequence ATGTTTGAGTTCGCCTGGCCGTGGATCTTCGCCCTGTTCCCGCTGCCCTGGCTGCTGCGGCTGGTGCTGCCCGTGGCCGACAGTGGCGAGGCGGCGCTGAAGGTCAGCTTTCTCGCCGACCTCGAAACCCTGGCCCGCCGCCGCGCCCGGCTCAACCTGCCCGGCTGGCGCCAGCAGGCGCGCTTCGTGCTGCTGTGGCTGTTGCTGTTGATTGCCGCAGCCCGCCCGCAGTGGCTGGGCGAGCCGCTGCCGATCGCCGCCAGCGGCCGCGACCTGCTGGTGGCGGTGGACGTCTCCGGCTCCATGGAGTACCCCGACATGCGCTGGCAGGGCGAGGACGTCAGCCGCCTGAGCCTGGTCCAGCACCTGCTTGGCGACTTCCTCGAGAGCCGCGAGGGTGACCGCGTCGGGCTGATCCTGTTCGGCAGCAAGGCCTACGTCCAGGCGCCGCTGACCTTCGACCGGCCCACCGTACGGACCTGGCTGGATGAAGCGAAGATCGGCATCGCCGGCAAGAACACCGCCATCGGCGATGCGATCGGCCTGGCCCTCAAGCGCCTGCGCCAGCGCCCGGCACAGAGCCGGGTACTGATCCTGGTCACCGATGGGGCCAACAACGGCGGCCAGATCGATCCAATCACCGCCGCCCGCCTGGCCGCCGAGGAGCATGTGAAGATCTACCCGATCGGCATCGGTGCCGACCCGGCGCAGAGCGGCGGCCTGTCCATGCTCGGCCTGAACCCGAGCATGGACCTGGACGAGCCGTCCCTCAAGGAGATCGCCCAGGTCACGGGTGGCCAGTATTTCCGCGCCCGCGACGGCCAGGAACTGCAAGCGATCCGCAGCACGCTGGACAAGCTCGAACCGGTCGCCCAGCAACCGACCCAGGCCCGCCCTGCGCGTGCGCTCTACCATTGGCCGCTGGCCCTGGCGCTGGTCCTGAGCCTGTTGCTGGTCGCCCGCGAGCAGTGGCCGGACAACCTGCTGCAGCGCTGGCTGGCCCGCCGCCAGTTTCTCCCGCAGCACCCCGAATGGCGTGAACGCCTCAAGCGCCTGCGCTTGCGGAGGCGTCGATGA
- a CDS encoding DUF4381 domain-containing protein has product MSGLDQLQPLITPPVPGFWPPAPGWWLLALSMPLLGVGLWYLRRWLLGRRPVPRAEQPLDPLRLAALEELARLPKPYDGAPAGAWLQQLNGLLKRLCRNHYPGSQSHTLNGRQWLAFLDNRCPAAGLTRWMVLVEGAYKPECKLDDKAIAGLNQAIDTWIRKHV; this is encoded by the coding sequence ATGAGCGGCCTGGACCAACTGCAACCGCTGATCACCCCGCCAGTACCGGGCTTCTGGCCGCCGGCTCCAGGCTGGTGGCTGCTGGCGCTGTCGATGCCGTTGCTGGGCGTCGGTCTCTGGTACCTGCGCCGCTGGCTGCTGGGCAGGCGCCCGGTGCCACGGGCCGAGCAGCCGCTGGACCCTTTGCGGCTCGCTGCACTGGAAGAACTGGCGCGCCTGCCCAAGCCCTATGACGGCGCGCCGGCCGGTGCCTGGCTGCAGCAACTCAACGGACTGCTCAAGCGCCTGTGTCGCAACCATTATCCCGGCAGCCAGAGCCATACCCTCAACGGCCGCCAATGGCTGGCCTTCCTCGACAACCGCTGCCCGGCCGCCGGCCTGACGCGCTGGATGGTGCTGGTCGAAGGCGCCTACAAGCCCGAGTGCAAGCTCGACGACAAGGCCATCGCCGGCCTGAACCAGGCTATCGACACCTGGATCCGCAAGCATGTTTGA
- a CDS encoding DUF58 domain-containing protein, with protein MITPLPAEPGIRTTLAELIEMRHRVREVQLFSTPSQRSPLIGLHHSKLRGRGVDFDQVRVYQAGDDVRTIDWRVTARTQEPHTKLFHEERERPIFILVEQSRQLFFGSGQMFKSVLAAQAASLIGWAALGHNDRVGGLVYGDNEHYEIKPRRSKQSLLQLLNRLVRVNHSLHTDTAAAQDTLGQALIRAREVLRPGSLVIVICDERALTDAAERQLSLLSRHCDLLLLPVSDPLDHALPAAGLLRFADRGAQLEIDTLNPELRQAYRAQGDARAARWELLAQKLRVLLMPLSTQGEMVEQLREYLNPQRPGKPS; from the coding sequence ATGATCACCCCCCTACCCGCCGAGCCCGGCATCCGCACGACTCTCGCCGAGTTGATCGAGATGCGTCATCGCGTGCGTGAAGTTCAGCTGTTCTCGACGCCGAGCCAGCGCAGTCCGCTGATCGGCCTGCACCATTCGAAACTGCGCGGCCGTGGCGTGGACTTCGATCAGGTTCGGGTCTACCAGGCCGGCGACGACGTGCGGACCATCGACTGGCGCGTCACGGCGCGGACCCAGGAGCCGCACACCAAGCTGTTCCACGAGGAGCGCGAGCGACCGATCTTCATTCTCGTCGAACAGAGCCGGCAGTTGTTCTTCGGTTCCGGGCAGATGTTCAAGTCGGTGCTCGCCGCGCAGGCCGCCAGCCTGATTGGCTGGGCCGCGCTGGGGCATAACGACCGGGTCGGCGGGCTGGTCTATGGCGATAACGAGCACTACGAAATCAAGCCGCGGCGCAGCAAACAGAGCCTGCTGCAACTGCTCAACCGACTGGTGCGGGTCAACCACTCGCTGCACACCGACACCGCCGCCGCGCAGGACACCCTCGGCCAGGCGCTGATCCGTGCGCGCGAAGTCCTGCGTCCGGGCAGCCTGGTGATCGTGATCTGCGACGAACGCGCCCTGACCGATGCCGCCGAGCGCCAGCTGAGCCTGCTGTCGCGTCATTGCGACCTGTTGCTGCTGCCGGTGTCCGACCCGCTCGACCACGCCCTGCCCGCCGCCGGCCTGTTGCGTTTCGCCGATCGCGGTGCGCAGTTGGAGATCGACACGCTGAACCCGGAGCTGCGCCAGGCCTATCGCGCCCAGGGCGATGCGCGAGCCGCACGCTGGGAGCTGCTGGCGCAGAAACTGCGGGTATTGCTGATGCCCTTGAGCACCCAGGGCGAGATGGTCGAACAACTGCGCGAATACCTCAATCCGCAACGGCCGGGGAAACCGTCATGA
- a CDS encoding AAA family ATPase produces MEHREALLALRTFLSAQILGQEKLIERLLIALLADGHMLVEGAPGLAKTKAIKELAEGIEAQFHRIQFTPDLLPADITGTEIYRPETGSFVFQQGPIFHNLVLADEINRAPAKVQSALLEAMAERQVSVGRSTYDLSPLFLVMATQNPIEQEGTYPLPEAQLDRFLMHVKIGFPDAAVERRILQQARGEALNGEAKPERRVSQQAIFAARKEILGLYMADAVEEYLVQLVMATRSPAKFDAEMAEWIAYGASPRGSIALDRCARAHAWLAGRDFVSPEDIQAVLFDVLRHRIILSFEAEAAGIDQDRVVQRILDVVAVA; encoded by the coding sequence ATGGAACATCGTGAAGCGCTGCTGGCGCTGCGAACCTTTCTCTCAGCGCAGATTCTCGGCCAGGAAAAGCTGATCGAGCGCCTGCTGATCGCCTTGCTGGCCGACGGCCACATGCTGGTCGAGGGGGCTCCCGGCCTGGCCAAGACCAAGGCCATCAAGGAGTTGGCCGAAGGTATCGAGGCGCAGTTCCATCGCATTCAGTTCACTCCCGACCTGCTGCCCGCCGATATCACCGGCACCGAGATCTATCGCCCGGAAACCGGCAGTTTCGTGTTCCAGCAGGGACCGATCTTCCACAACCTGGTGCTGGCCGACGAAATCAACCGGGCTCCGGCCAAGGTCCAGTCGGCGCTGCTCGAAGCCATGGCCGAGCGCCAGGTCAGCGTAGGGCGCAGTACCTATGACCTGTCGCCGCTGTTCCTGGTGATGGCGACCCAGAACCCGATCGAGCAGGAAGGCACCTACCCGCTGCCGGAAGCCCAGCTCGACCGCTTCCTGATGCACGTCAAGATCGGCTTCCCCGACGCCGCCGTGGAACGGCGCATTCTCCAGCAGGCCCGCGGCGAAGCGCTGAACGGCGAGGCCAAGCCCGAGCGCCGGGTCAGCCAGCAGGCGATCTTCGCCGCGCGCAAGGAAATCCTCGGCCTGTACATGGCCGACGCCGTGGAGGAATACCTGGTCCAGTTGGTGATGGCGACCCGCAGCCCGGCCAAGTTCGACGCGGAAATGGCCGAGTGGATCGCCTACGGCGCCAGCCCCCGCGGCTCGATCGCCCTCGACCGCTGCGCCCGTGCCCATGCCTGGCTGGCCGGGCGTGACTTCGTCAGCCCGGAAGATATCCAGGCGGTGCTGTTCGATGTGCTGCGCCACCGCATCATCCTGTCGTTCGAGGCCGAAGCGGCGGGGATCGACCAGGACCGGGTCGTCCAGCGGATTCTCGACGTCGTCGCCGTCGCCTGA
- a CDS encoding glycosyltransferase family 2 protein, giving the protein MKVSILMCTYNGQRFLAEQINSFERQSHSNWSLAVSDDGSSDATLEVVESCAGDWPVGRLQVFSGPRKGFVANFLSLTFRPEVQADFYAWSDQDDIWNEDKLETALMWLQGIPEQVPALYCGRTQLISELGIGTGRSPRFSQPPDFANALVQSIGGGNTMVFNHAARELLREAGPDVCIPSHDWWAYQLVSGARNGVVFYDPQPRTLYRQHKANLVGSNAGWLARLSRIRLLIHGRFHEWNRQNIQALELMGHRLDRSNVEILSLFKTAREQPLFYRLSAIRRSGVRRQTTGGNLGLMFAALIRKI; this is encoded by the coding sequence TTGAAAGTCTCGATCCTGATGTGCACGTATAATGGCCAGCGCTTCCTGGCCGAGCAGATCAACTCCTTTGAACGCCAGAGTCACTCCAATTGGAGTCTGGCGGTATCCGATGACGGCTCCAGTGATGCCACTTTGGAAGTAGTCGAAAGTTGTGCTGGTGATTGGCCGGTAGGACGCCTGCAAGTATTTTCCGGACCGCGCAAGGGATTTGTCGCCAATTTCCTATCGTTGACCTTTCGTCCCGAAGTTCAGGCCGATTTTTATGCCTGGTCGGATCAGGACGATATCTGGAACGAAGACAAGCTCGAAACTGCGCTGATGTGGCTGCAGGGTATTCCCGAACAGGTTCCGGCGCTGTATTGCGGTCGTACCCAACTGATCTCGGAGTTGGGTATCGGCACCGGCCGGTCCCCGCGTTTCTCCCAGCCCCCGGATTTTGCCAATGCCCTGGTGCAGAGCATCGGCGGTGGCAACACCATGGTGTTCAACCATGCCGCTCGTGAACTGCTGCGCGAGGCGGGGCCGGACGTGTGCATCCCTTCCCATGACTGGTGGGCCTACCAGTTGGTATCCGGTGCCCGTAACGGGGTGGTTTTCTACGATCCCCAGCCCAGGACGCTCTATCGCCAGCACAAGGCCAACCTGGTCGGCAGCAATGCCGGTTGGCTGGCTCGTCTCTCTCGGATACGCCTGTTGATCCATGGCCGTTTTCATGAGTGGAACCGGCAGAACATCCAGGCGCTGGAGTTGATGGGGCATCGACTGGATAGAAGCAACGTCGAAATACTGTCTCTCTTCAAGACCGCTCGCGAGCAACCGTTGTTTTACCGGCTCTCGGCTATCAGGCGTTCCGGTGTGCGCAGGCAGACAACCGGCGGAAATCTGGGGCTGATGTTTGCAGCCTTGATCAGAAAGATCTGA